A portion of the Streptomyces platensis genome contains these proteins:
- a CDS encoding thiolase family protein: protein MPRTARDVVFVDGVRTPFGKAGPKGIYHETRADDLVVKAIRELLRRNPALDPAKIDEVAIAATTQIGDQGLTIGRTAGILAGLPQSVPGYSIDRMCAGALTAVTATAGSIAFGAYDAVIAGGVEHMGRHPMGEGVDPNPRFVSEKLVDQSALFMGMTAENLHDRYPHITKQRADEYAVRSQEKAAKAYANGKIQQDLVPISVRNTNAEVGETGWGLVTADEPMRPGTTLENLAGLKTPFRTHGRVTAGNAAGLNDGATASVIASEDFAREHNLPVKMRLVSYAFVGVEPEVMGYGPIPATEKALAKAGLGIEDINLFEINEAFAVQVLAFLDHYGIADDDARVNQYGGAIAFGHPLASSGVRLMTQLARQFEEQPEVRYGLTTMCVGFGMGATVIWENPHHKDAGGDK, encoded by the coding sequence GTGCCTCGTACCGCTAGGGACGTCGTCTTCGTCGACGGCGTCCGCACCCCGTTCGGCAAGGCGGGCCCGAAGGGCATCTACCACGAGACCCGCGCCGACGATCTCGTCGTGAAGGCCATCCGGGAGCTGCTGCGCCGCAACCCGGCCCTGGACCCCGCGAAGATCGACGAGGTCGCCATCGCCGCGACCACCCAGATCGGTGACCAGGGTCTGACCATCGGCCGCACGGCCGGCATCCTGGCGGGCCTCCCGCAGTCCGTGCCCGGCTACTCCATCGACCGCATGTGCGCCGGCGCGCTGACCGCCGTCACGGCGACCGCCGGCTCCATCGCCTTCGGTGCGTACGACGCCGTCATCGCCGGTGGTGTCGAGCACATGGGCCGCCACCCCATGGGTGAGGGCGTCGACCCGAACCCGCGGTTCGTGAGCGAGAAGCTCGTCGACCAGTCGGCCCTGTTCATGGGCATGACGGCGGAGAACCTCCACGACCGCTATCCGCACATCACCAAGCAGCGCGCCGACGAGTACGCCGTGCGCTCGCAGGAGAAGGCGGCGAAGGCGTACGCGAACGGGAAGATCCAGCAGGACCTGGTCCCGATCTCGGTGCGCAACACCAACGCGGAGGTCGGCGAGACGGGCTGGGGCCTGGTCACCGCCGACGAGCCGATGCGTCCGGGGACGACCCTGGAGAACCTCGCGGGCCTGAAGACGCCGTTCCGTACGCACGGCCGCGTCACCGCGGGTAACGCCGCCGGTCTCAACGACGGCGCCACCGCCTCGGTCATCGCCTCCGAGGACTTCGCCCGGGAGCACAACCTCCCGGTCAAGATGCGCCTGGTCTCCTACGCCTTCGTCGGTGTCGAGCCCGAGGTCATGGGCTACGGCCCGATCCCGGCCACCGAGAAGGCGCTCGCGAAGGCGGGCCTGGGCATCGAGGACATCAACCTCTTCGAGATCAACGAGGCGTTCGCCGTGCAGGTGCTCGCCTTCCTCGACCACTACGGCATCGCCGACGACGACGCGCGCGTCAACCAGTACGGCGGCGCCATCGCCTTCGGCCACCCGCTGGCCTCCTCCGGTGTGCGGCTGATGACGCAGCTGGCCCGCCAGTTCGAGGAGCAGCCGGAGGTCCGCTACGGCCTGACCACCATGTGCGTCGGCTTCGGCATGGGCGCGACGGTCATCTGGGAGAACCCGCACCACAAGGACGCCGGAGGCGACAAGTGA
- a CDS encoding PepSY domain-containing protein, with amino-acid sequence MDMKRSGVVIRRGRPAGPRTIGLVCAVAAAGALLSGCGSSGSDTASPQKSAAPSRAVPATAASLNADQAQRKALVPTAKVDYGQALKAAIAAVPSSEAIAAELKGTPSSPYWDTVVATTDGTAYAVRVDAVSGKAQKPQPQSDDPDDKQELAARLGKATVTAQQAAQTATEKTKGTVTTIELGDADHGNDTVAWTVGVVTTDDWNETTYEIDATNRKVLWMHVDQD; translated from the coding sequence ATGGATATGAAGAGGAGTGGTGTCGTGATCCGGCGCGGGCGTCCGGCGGGCCCGCGCACGATCGGACTGGTCTGTGCCGTCGCCGCCGCGGGCGCGCTGCTGTCGGGCTGCGGCAGCAGCGGCAGCGACACGGCAAGTCCCCAGAAGAGCGCGGCCCCCTCGCGGGCGGTGCCCGCCACCGCCGCCTCGCTCAACGCGGACCAGGCCCAGCGCAAGGCCCTGGTTCCCACGGCCAAGGTGGACTACGGGCAGGCGCTGAAGGCCGCGATCGCGGCCGTCCCGTCCTCGGAGGCGATCGCCGCGGAGCTCAAGGGGACGCCCAGCAGCCCCTATTGGGACACCGTGGTGGCGACGACCGACGGGACGGCATACGCGGTGCGCGTCGACGCGGTCTCCGGCAAGGCTCAGAAGCCGCAACCCCAGTCGGACGACCCCGACGACAAACAGGAGCTGGCCGCCCGGCTGGGCAAGGCCACCGTCACGGCCCAGCAGGCCGCGCAGACGGCCACCGAGAAGACGAAGGGCACCGTCACCACCATCGAGCTCGGCGACGCCGACCACGGCAACGACACCGTGGCGTGGACGGTGGGCGTGGTGACCACCGACGACTGGAACGAGACCACGTACGAGATCGACGCGACCAACCGCAAGGTCCTGTGGATGCACGTCGATCAGGACTGA